Proteins from a single region of Carassius gibelio isolate Cgi1373 ecotype wild population from Czech Republic chromosome A5, carGib1.2-hapl.c, whole genome shotgun sequence:
- the hspb3 gene encoding heat shock protein beta-3, which yields MAGEGITISHWIASPVRYQEHFKTRNLTECTEDHRLFALPGPQCLPVKMDTEGGQTDSEDEDSGEPLFQVLLDVTQFKPEDILIQVLEGWLLIRGRHGVRMDEHGFVSRSFTRQYQLPDRHLQAGDLKAMLCHDGILVVETKDRWWPACD from the coding sequence ATGGCAGGAGAGGGGATCACTATTTCCCACTGGATAGCAAGCCCTGTGCGCTACCAGGAGCACTTCAAAACTAGGAATCTCACTGAATGCACTGAAGATCATCGACTGTTTGCACTCCCAGGACCTCAATGTCTGCCGGTGAAAATGGACACTGAAGGGGGCCAAACAGACAGTGAGGACGAGGATTCAGGAGAGCCATTATTTCAAGTCCTGCTGGACGTGACTCAGTTTAAACCAGAAGACATCCTCATACAGGTCTTGGAGGGGTGGCTGCTGATCAGAGGTCGGCACGGGGTGAGGATGGACGAGCATGGGTTTGTGTCGCGAAGTTTCACCAGACAGTATCAACTGCCTGACCGTCACCTCCAGGCAGGGGACCTCAAAGCCATGCTGTGCCATGATGGGATACTAGTGGTGGAGACCAAGGACCGATGGTGGCCAGCGTGTGATTAG